Genomic segment of Clostridium sp. Marseille-P299:
ATCCAATATCATTTTGGTGTATGAAGAGTTAAATCTTACAATTGATGAAGAGGTTATTTATCAATATATACAACATGAAAGAGTTGCAAAAGACTTTGCAAATTATTTAGATTTATACTATAAATATCAAAGCGATTATCAGATGGAGGAAATATTAAAGGGAAATATCTCCCCAATGGCGAAAGAGAAATTACAAGATGCTCCATTTGATGAGAAATTAAGTGTAGTTGGATTACTACTTAGTAAGCTTTCTGAGCATTTTTATAAGGCGTATACAATTGATTTATACGTAACGGAATTGTTTGGAGTATTAAAGAAAATTCAATCCCAATTATTAAATCCAAATGTTACTCCAATTGAAATACTTACTGATATTATTTCAAAACGAGAAACAGAATTTGAAGAGAAAAAAGTAGCTGGTTTACTTGATCGGAATAAAGAAGAATGCTATCGCCATGTAATTAAGACATTAGAAGAATATGGACAGATGATTAAGGAAGAGGGCATTCGAAAAAATGAAGAGGCAATGGAGAGTATTCGAAGTCGATTTAATAAAATAGTCGATGATAGAAAATCTCAAATTGATGAAGCAAAAGCAATGCTTGAATCAGGATTTGATTTTATGGAACAAGTATTTGCTGAGAGTGCAGAGATGGTAGTCTTTGTAACGGAATTAACAGCTAATTACTATAGCATGAAATTTATAAGTGACAATGGATCGGACTCCTATTATAAATATAGTAGAGGGCTCTTATTCCATGAAACAGAGCGAGATATTCGTAAAGAAATTGAACAAGTAAGGAGTATTATGGAAAGTTAAATTAAATATATGATTAGTTGCAATTAATAAGTAAAAAACAGATATAGTTTTATAAAAAAATCATGCTGCAAAAATATTTGAATTAATATTTTGTAGCATGATTTTTTGTATATAATTTTGACTGTCAAAAGCCCTTATTTTAAATTATATCGGATATTGCACAAAACAAAAGAACAAATGAGCCTATGTTAATGTGTTAGATAGAAATCGTAGCATAAGTCTTTTGGCTTTGTACAAATTACTTAAAGGATGCAAGTCACTTAGTTTGTTTTTAATTTATTTAAGTATGACTTAGTCTCAGCAACCACAACATGACTGAGTGCAAATAAAGCTATTAGGTTAGGAATAGCCATAAGTGCATTAAAAATATCCGCGATTGTCCAAACGGCACTAACCGTCATAAATGGTCCAGTAAATACTGCTAAAATATAAATCCAACGATATGTTTTAACGATTTTTTGATTAGTATGAGTTAAATATTCAAGGCAGCGTTCACTGTAATAATTCCAACCAAGAATTGTCGTAAATGCGAAAAAAACAAGACAAATCATTAGTATAAATGAGCTTACAGTACCGTTAAAAGGTAAACCTTGTTTAAATGCATTGGTTGTAACAGAAACACCTTCTAATCCAATATTATATGAATTCGTAAGTACAATACAAAGTCCAGTAAGTGTACAGATGATAATTGTATCGATGAAGGTTCCTGTCATAGATACTAAACCTTGACGTGCAGGTTCTTTAGTTTGAGCTGCAGCTGCAGCAATTGGTGCACTACCAAGACCTGCTTCATTTGAAAAAATACCTCTTGCAATCCCTTTTTGCATCGAGATAAGAATAGAACCAAGCACACCACCGGCAACAGCATCAAAGCCAAAAGCACTTTTTAGAATGGTAGCGATTGCACTTGGAACTTCTTTAATATTTAGAGCAACTATAATTAAGCAAGATACAACGTAAAATATCGCCATGAATGGTACTATGATTTGAGATACCGTTGAAATACGTTGAATTCCACCAATTAAAACAAGAGCCACACAAATGGTTAATATAATACCAGCAATAATCACACTGATTGAATAATCAGTTTCAAAAATTCGAATGGTATGAGCATTATTAGGATCAAAAAAGTCTTTTACAGCGCTAGTTATACCATTTACCTGAGTAAAAGTTCCGATACCAAGTAAACCAACGCCTACACCAAAAAAGGCGAATAACTTAGCTAGCCATTTCCACTTCATACCCATTCCATTTTGTATGTAATAAAATGGTCCTCCAAGAACGTGGCCATCATTATCAATGACACGATATTTTATGGCAAGTACTCCTTCGGCATATTTGGTTGCCATACCAAAAAATGCTGCAATCCACATCCAGAAAAGTGCCCCAGGTCCACCAGCTACAATCGCAGTTGCTACACCAACGATATTACCAGTACCAATGGTAGCTGATAAAGCAGTGCACAATGCACCAAAACTAGTAACCTCACCAGTTCCACCTTCTTCATTTTTAACCATAAATTTTAAAGCTTTGGGTAATTGAGTGATTTGCAATCCCTTTAATCGGATTGTCAAAAAGATGCCTGCAAGAAGGATTAACACAATCAGTGGTACTCCCCATACTAGGTTGTCAATAGAGACTAAAATTTCTTCGATTTGTTTAAACATTGTTCTTTTCTCCTTTTTAGATTATTAGGCTATAAAATTAGCCAAAAAATAAGTATTCCAATGAAGTTCTGTTATTTTTATTCAACAGTAATTCTTTGAAATACTCTCTAAAAGAGTGGAACATTCGCATATTCTGCTCTGTCCTTTTGCCTGAGAGATAGATGGTAATTTCCTTACCATGTTACACCTTCGGCGCTCATAATGAGACTCTCCAGAGTTGTGAAAAAATTCATGAATAATTATTTCTTATGACTTTATCACAAGCGTATTATATCACATTGCTTTATTTTGTCAAAACAAATTATTGATTATTTGTATTTTTATAAGCAACTAACAAATATTTATTAATTTTAAAATATGCTTGCATATTTAGAAACGTATCATTATAATAACTGATAAAAATTACATAGCTTATGGAGGAATGTTTTATGAAGAAGAAAATAACATGTGTTATACTTACTGCACTTTTAGTTCTTGGCTTGACGGCTTGTGGAACAAAAGGCAATGATAAGGTATCAGGTAGCGATAGTTCTTTAGTAAATGGAAATAATGAGGCAACTACAGGTGAAGATAATTCATTACAGTATATTAAAGATAGGGGAAAATTTATCTTAGGATTAGATGATAAATTCCCACCAATGGGATTTCGCAATGACAACGATGAAATCGTAGGATTTGATATTGATCTTGCACAGGCTGTTTGTGATAAATTAGGAGTAGAATTAGTTGTTCAAACAGTGGAATGGGATGCAAAAGAAATGGAACTTAGTACGAAAAATATTGATTGTATCTGGAATGGTTTTTCTATTACGGATGAACGTAAGGAAGCATTAACTATGACAGAGCCATATTTAGAAAATACTATTTCCATGGTGGTACGCAAAGATAGTGACGTTAAGAGCATGGCTGATTTAGCAGGTAAAAACATCGCACTTCAGGCTGGATCTGCAGCAGAGGAAACATTAGATGCTGATAGCAATAAAGAATTTAAAGATTCTTTAGGTGAAATTAAACAATTTAGTGATTATGCAACGGCATTAATGGATTTAGAAACAAAAAATTCAGATGCAGTCCTTATGGATTCTGTTGTTGCTAAGTACATGATTGGGGAGCTTGGAAAAGATTTTGTGGTATTGGATGAAGCATTAGCAGCAGATGAATATGGTATTGGATTCCGTAAAGGTGATCAGGCATTAGCGGATGCAGTATCAAATGCATTATCAGAGTTAAAAGCCGAAGGAAAAGTGAAAGAAATCGCAGAGAAATGGTTTGGCGAAGACATAAC
This window contains:
- a CDS encoding ATP-binding protein; protein product: MNIKRVKDEIKNTIQAYLLKDAYGEYKIPTVRQRPIFLIGPPGIGKTAIMEQVARECNIGLVSYTITHHTRQSAIGLPLIEKKDFGGKEYSITEYTMSEIIASVYNKIEETKLTEGILFIDEINCVSETLAPTMLQFLQGKSFGSHKVPKGWIIVAAGNPPEYNKSVREFDIVTLDRVKKIDVSVDFSVWKEYAYKQGIHGAILSYLEIKKENFYVIETTIDGARFVTARGWEDLSNIILVYEELNLTIDEEVIYQYIQHERVAKDFANYLDLYYKYQSDYQMEEILKGNISPMAKEKLQDAPFDEKLSVVGLLLSKLSEHFYKAYTIDLYVTELFGVLKKIQSQLLNPNVTPIEILTDIISKRETEFEEKKVAGLLDRNKEECYRHVIKTLEEYGQMIKEEGIRKNEEAMESIRSRFNKIVDDRKSQIDEAKAMLESGFDFMEQVFAESAEMVVFVTELTANYYSMKFISDNGSDSYYKYSRGLLFHETERDIRKEIEQVRSIMES
- a CDS encoding alanine/glycine:cation symporter family protein, whose amino-acid sequence is MFKQIEEILVSIDNLVWGVPLIVLILLAGIFLTIRLKGLQITQLPKALKFMVKNEEGGTGEVTSFGALCTALSATIGTGNIVGVATAIVAGGPGALFWMWIAAFFGMATKYAEGVLAIKYRVIDNDGHVLGGPFYYIQNGMGMKWKWLAKLFAFFGVGVGLLGIGTFTQVNGITSAVKDFFDPNNAHTIRIFETDYSISVIIAGIILTICVALVLIGGIQRISTVSQIIVPFMAIFYVVSCLIIVALNIKEVPSAIATILKSAFGFDAVAGGVLGSILISMQKGIARGIFSNEAGLGSAPIAAAAAQTKEPARQGLVSMTGTFIDTIIICTLTGLCIVLTNSYNIGLEGVSVTTNAFKQGLPFNGTVSSFILMICLVFFAFTTILGWNYYSERCLEYLTHTNQKIVKTYRWIYILAVFTGPFMTVSAVWTIADIFNALMAIPNLIALFALSHVVVAETKSYLNKLKTN
- a CDS encoding amino acid ABC transporter substrate-binding protein is translated as MKKKITCVILTALLVLGLTACGTKGNDKVSGSDSSLVNGNNEATTGEDNSLQYIKDRGKFILGLDDKFPPMGFRNDNDEIVGFDIDLAQAVCDKLGVELVVQTVEWDAKEMELSTKNIDCIWNGFSITDERKEALTMTEPYLENTISMVVRKDSDVKSMADLAGKNIALQAGSAAEETLDADSNKEFKDSLGEIKQFSDYATALMDLETKNSDAVLMDSVVAKYMIGELGKDFVVLDEALAADEYGIGFRKGDQALADAVSNALSELKAEGKVKEIAEKWFGEDITKIQ